From the genome of Longimicrobium sp.:
CGTCGCTGCCCAAGGGGGTAGGACCGGATGAGCTGACGGTGGAGCAGGCCGTCACCCTCCTGGCGGAACGCGCCGCGGCGGGGCCGCCGGCCAAGAAGGGCGCGCGCCGCGGGGCGCCGGCGCGGAAGACGGCCGGGAAGACCGCGACGAAGACCGCCGCGAAGTCTGCATCCAGGCCGGCGGCGAAGTCGGCCAGGGCGGCGGAGACGGGGCGGAAGACGACGGCGTCCAAGACGGCCAAGTCGGCGCGCAGTGCGGCGGCGAAGAGCACCGCGCGTACGGCGGCCAAGACGGTGGGTCGCACGGGGGCGAAGAAGCCCGGGACTGGGAAGTAGAAGGCGGTCGCGTCGCATTTCGGCGCCGCGCGATCCGCCCTCCCCCGCGTCCGGCGCGCGGGGGAGGGCGGATGCGTTTGACGGGTGATCGCCGGCTGTCATCCTGAGGCCCAGGCGCGCCGGGCCGGGCCGTGCACAGGACCGCGCGGCCGAAGGATCTAGCGTGGGGCACGAACCAGCCGAGGCGCGGCAGCGGTCACCGTAGCCGAGGCCCCGGCTGCCGTGGGGCCCTCACCCGTCCTCGCCTAGGCTCGTCCACCCTCTCCCACAAACAGCGTGGGAGAGGGGGTACACTTCAGGCTTTGGGTGCGGCGGCGGTCGAAGAGCGCGCCCACGCCCCCGTCCGGGCGGTTGAAACCGCGGCTGGAACGTCACGAAGTCCGCCTTCGCGGACTGCACGCGAAGTCGGGTGCGCGAGGCCAGCCGCCGTGCGATTCAGGTCTCCCCCTCCCCTGCGCAGCGGGGGACGGGGGACGGAGGGAGGGGGCTGCCGCGGCCTGAGCGGCAGCCAGCCCTGCCCGGCACGATGTTCCCCCCTCTCCCGGCGCAGTTTGCCGGGGGAGGGGCCGGGGGAGGGGCCCGCCCGAGGAATGCGACGGGTCCAAGTCGCGTGGGGAGTCCGAGGTCCAAGGCTCCGTGCCGCTGTCGCGCCCAGGCTGGGAAGTGGCGCCGGGCTAGATCCTTCGGCCCGCGTGGAACGGTGTGCGGGCGAGTGTGGTGCGCCTGGGCCTCAGGATGACAAGCTCGTCGCTGCGCTGGCATTTGGGTGGCGCGCCGGACTGGCTCCCTTCCCCCACGCAGTTTGTGGGGGAAGGGTTGGGGATGGGGGGCGCCGGGGCATGCGACACGGCCCGGCTCATCAGGTTCTGAAGTTCTTTCAACGTTGAGGGGATATACGATGGCGGAGGTAACGGTAGTCGGCGGCGGGCTTTCGGGGTCGGAGGCGGCGTACCAGCTCGCCGAGCGCGGGCACGACGTCACCCTGTACGAGATGCGCCCGGTGCGCGGCACCCCCGCGCACAACACCGAGCTGCTGGGCGAGATCGTCTGCTCCAACACCTTCAAGTCCGAAGACCCCCAGAACGCGCACGGACTGCTGAAGCTGGAGATGGACGCGCTCGGCATCGGCGGCTCGCTGCTGCTGGCCTGCGCCCGCGAATCGCGCATCCCCGGCGGCACCGCGCTCACCGTGGATCGCACCGAGTTCGCGGGGCGGATGACGGCGGCCATCGAGGCGCATCCCCGCATCCGCGTAGTGCGCGAAGAGATGCAGGCGCTTCCCGATGGCCCCGCCATCGTGGCCACCGGCCCGCTGACCTCCGACGCGCTGTCCCAGTCCATCCGCGGCTCGCTGGGCGACCAGGGGCTGGCGTTCTTCGACGCCATCGCCCCCGTGGTCAGCGCCGAGTCGCTGGACATGGACAAGCTCTTCTACGCCTCGCGCTGGGGGAAGGGCGGTGACGAGGACTACCTGAACGCGCCGATGGACCGCGAGCAGTACGAGGCGTTCATCCAGGCGCTGAACACCGGTGAGCCCTACGCGGGGCACGACTGGGAGAACGTGCCGTACTTCGAGGGGTGCCTGCCCATCGAGGTGATGGCCGGCCGCGGCGTCGACACGCTGCGCTTCGGGCCCATGAAGCCCGTGGGGCTGCCGGTGCCGTGGAACGATGGCAAGTGGGCGCACGCCGTCATCCAGCTGCGGCGCGAAGACCGGGCGGGGAACATGTGGAACCTGGTGGGCTTCCAGACCCGCCTGAAGATCCCGGAGCAGAAGCGCATCTTCCACACGATCCCGGGGCTGGAGAACGCCGAGTTCCTGCGCTGGGGCTCCATCCACCGCAACACGTACCTGAACTCGCCCGCGTGCCTGTCGCCGCACGGCTCGTTGCGCGACCGCCCCGAGCTGATCTTCGCCGGGCAGATCACCGGGGTGGAGGGCTACACCGAGTCCACCGCCGTGGGCATCCTGGCGGCCGCCAACCTGGACCGCGTGGTCCGCGGGCTGGAGCCGGCGGTTCCGCCCCCGACGACGATGATGGGCGGGCTGATGCGCTACCTGCGCGAGAGCGATCCCAAGCACTTCGCGCCGATGAACAGCAACTTCGGCCTGCTGGACCCGCTGGACGTGGTGGTCAAGAAGAAGGAATTGAAGCGCGAAAAGCTGGTGGAGCGCGCCCGCGCCGACTTCGCCGCGTGGATGGAGACGAACGGCATCACCGGCGGAGTAGAGGCGGCGGCGGCGCGATGACGGACCGCGCGGACGCCGAGGCCCGGCGGGGGGGCGAGCTCGACGAGTTCCTTCGCTACGTGGCGCACGAGCGCGGCCTCTCGCCCCAGACGGTGCGGGCGTACGCGGACGACCTGCGCGAGTTCGGCGAGTTCCTGGACCGCTACTACGGTGCGCCCGAGTGGTCGTGGGGCGGGGTGGACCGCTTGGCGATCCGCTCGTGGATGGGCGACTGCGCCACCCGCCGCGGCCTGTCGCGCACCAGCATCGCGCGAAAGGTTTCGTCCGTCCGCTCGCTGTACCGCTTTCTTCACGTGGAGGGGCGGGTGGACGCCAACCCGGCCCGCGCGGTCCGCACCCCCAAGCGCGAGCGGCACCTTCCCGGGTTCCTGACGCGCGACCAGATGGACGGGCTCTTCGAGACCGCGCAGATGCGCGCGGAGACGGGCGGGTTCCACGGGCTGCGCAACCTGGCGATCGTGGAGCTGTTCTACTCGGCCGGGCTGCGCCTGTCGGAGCTGCAGGGGCTGAACGTGCCTGACGTGGACCTGGTCAGCGACCGGGTGCGGGTGATGGGCAAAGGGCGCAAGGAGCGCATCGTCCCTGTGGGACGCGTGGCGCTGCGGGCGATACGCGGGTACATCGGCGCGCGCGAGCAGGTGATCGCGGGAGCCACGCGGCCGGAGGGGCGGGCGATGTTCGTGGGGCAGACGGGCAAGCGCCTGTCGGTGCGGCAGATCCAGAACATCGTGGGCGAGTTCCTGCGCGGCGTCGCGGGCGAGACGGGGCTTTCCACGCACTCGCTGCGGCACAGCTTCGCCACGCACCTGCTGGACGCGGGCGCCGACCTCATGGCGGTGAAGGAGCTGCTGGGGCACGCCAGCCTGAGCACCACGCAGATCTACACGCACACGTCCAAGGAGCGGTTGAAGGCGGTGTACCGGAAGGCGCACCCGCGGGCGTAGCAGAGGCCCCGGCCCTGCATGGGAGTCTATGTTCGGAGGAGCGCTCCAGAGCCTGTCATCCTGAGCCCCAAGCGCGCCGAACCGGCCGCAAACCGGACCCCGCGGGCGAAGGATCTAGCCGCGGGCACGTACAAGCCGGGGCGCGGCAGCGGTCAGGGATGCCGAGGCCTCGGCTGCCGTGGGCCCTCACCCGGCCGCGCTGACACGCGTGCCACCCTCTCCCACAAACAGCGTGGGAGAGGGGGTACACTTCGGGCCTGGGTGTGGGCAGGCAGGCCCGGTGCTCGGGCAGGCGCCCCCCAACCCCAACCCTTCCCCCGCAAACTGCGCGGGGGAAGGGAGCCAGTCGGGTGCGCGAGGCCAGCCGGAGTGCAGTTCAGGTCTCCCCCTCCCCTGCGCAGCGGGGGACGGGGGCCGGGGGGAGGGGGCTGCCGCGGCATGAGCGATCGCCCGTCGAATCTCGATCGAAGTTCCCCCCTCTCCCGGCGCAGTTTGCCGGGGGAGGGGCCGGGGGAGGGGCCCGCCCGAGGAATGCGCTGGGCCCAGGTCACGCGCCCGTCCGAGGCCCAAGGCCCCATGCCGCTGTCGCGCCCAAGTCGAGAAGTGGCGCCTGGCTAGATCCTTCGGCCCGCGGGGAGTGGTGTGCGGGCGAGCACGGCGCGCCTGGGCCTCAGGATGACAGGCTGTGGGGCGCAGGCGCGGCCCAGCCCCCTCCGGCACGGCGTTCTCCCCTCTCCCGGCGCAGTTTGCCGGGGGAGGGGCCCCAAAGGTTGCGTAACCCCTGAAACCGCGCGACCTTGTGCGGGCGGACGCAGCCGGTCCGCCTTGAAACGACGTTCACGGCACGTACTCCGTCTTTCGTACCGGTTTTTGGAGATATGGCAATCCCCACGTTCCACGCCACCACCATCCTGGCCGTTCGCCGCGACGGCAAGATCGCGCTGGGCGGCGACGGCCAGGTGACCATGGGCGACGTCATCGCCAAGTCGTCGGCCACCAAGGTGCGCAAGCTCAAGGACGGCAAGGTGCTGGCGGGCTTCGCCGGCTCCGTGGCCGACGCGTTCACCCTGTTCGAGAAGTTCGAGGAAAAGCTGGAGCGTTACCCCGGCAACCTTTCCCGCGCGGCGGTGGAGCTGGCCAAGGACTGGCGCAGCGACCGCTACCTGCGCCGGCTCGAGGCGCTGCTGGCCGTGGCCGACCGCGAGAACCTGTACATGCTCAGCGGTACCGGCGACGTCATCGCCCCCGACGACGACATCGTGGCCATCGGCTCGGGCGGAAGCTACGCCCTGGCCGCGGCGCGCGCGCTCAAGGAGCACTCGTCGCTCCCCGCCCCCGAGATCGTGCGCAAGGCGCTGGAGAT
Proteins encoded in this window:
- the hslV gene encoding ATP-dependent protease subunit HslV, encoding MAIPTFHATTILAVRRDGKIALGGDGQVTMGDVIAKSSATKVRKLKDGKVLAGFAGSVADAFTLFEKFEEKLERYPGNLSRAAVELAKDWRSDRYLRRLEALLAVADRENLYMLSGTGDVIAPDDDIVAIGSGGSYALAAARALKEHSSLPAPEIVRKALEIAGEICIYTNTNITVLELD
- the trmFO gene encoding methylenetetrahydrofolate--tRNA-(uracil(54)-C(5))-methyltransferase (FADH(2)-oxidizing) TrmFO, giving the protein MAEVTVVGGGLSGSEAAYQLAERGHDVTLYEMRPVRGTPAHNTELLGEIVCSNTFKSEDPQNAHGLLKLEMDALGIGGSLLLACARESRIPGGTALTVDRTEFAGRMTAAIEAHPRIRVVREEMQALPDGPAIVATGPLTSDALSQSIRGSLGDQGLAFFDAIAPVVSAESLDMDKLFYASRWGKGGDEDYLNAPMDREQYEAFIQALNTGEPYAGHDWENVPYFEGCLPIEVMAGRGVDTLRFGPMKPVGLPVPWNDGKWAHAVIQLRREDRAGNMWNLVGFQTRLKIPEQKRIFHTIPGLENAEFLRWGSIHRNTYLNSPACLSPHGSLRDRPELIFAGQITGVEGYTESTAVGILAAANLDRVVRGLEPAVPPPTTMMGGLMRYLRESDPKHFAPMNSNFGLLDPLDVVVKKKELKREKLVERARADFAAWMETNGITGGVEAAAAR
- a CDS encoding tyrosine recombinase XerC, which encodes MTDRADAEARRGGELDEFLRYVAHERGLSPQTVRAYADDLREFGEFLDRYYGAPEWSWGGVDRLAIRSWMGDCATRRGLSRTSIARKVSSVRSLYRFLHVEGRVDANPARAVRTPKRERHLPGFLTRDQMDGLFETAQMRAETGGFHGLRNLAIVELFYSAGLRLSELQGLNVPDVDLVSDRVRVMGKGRKERIVPVGRVALRAIRGYIGAREQVIAGATRPEGRAMFVGQTGKRLSVRQIQNIVGEFLRGVAGETGLSTHSLRHSFATHLLDAGADLMAVKELLGHASLSTTQIYTHTSKERLKAVYRKAHPRA